The proteins below are encoded in one region of Parvicella tangerina:
- a CDS encoding RidA family protein: MSSNKVNTNNAPKPMGLYPHARRVGNLLFLSGVGPRAAGSGAEEANIPGLKYDKNGNYEEFDFEAQCRSVFDNVKTILEDAGAKWEDLVDVTTFLTDMKRDFKTYNKVYAEYFKDAQPCRTTVEVNALPSPITIELKCIAVIQEGN; the protein is encoded by the coding sequence ATGTCTAGTAACAAAGTAAATACGAATAATGCCCCTAAACCAATGGGACTATATCCACATGCAAGGAGAGTGGGTAATCTTTTGTTTTTATCAGGTGTGGGACCTAGAGCTGCTGGTTCTGGAGCTGAAGAAGCAAATATACCAGGCTTAAAGTATGACAAGAACGGCAACTACGAGGAGTTTGATTTTGAAGCTCAGTGTAGAAGCGTTTTTGATAATGTAAAGACAATTCTTGAAGATGCTGGAGCTAAATGGGAAGACTTGGTTGATGTGACCACTTTTCTTACAGATATGAAAAGAGACTTTAAAACCTACAACAAGGTGTACGCAGAATATTTCAAAGACGCTCAACCATGCCGAACAACAGTTGAGGTAAACGCCTTGCCATCTCCTATTACGATTGAACTGAAGTGTATCGCAGTTATTCAGGAAGGTAATTAG
- a CDS encoding caspase family protein has product MRLFLLSLYLIVVSSVFGQRPEVVVSTGHISQVNSISISDDGKFIATGGVDKTVKIIETSTGKELRTIANNNQRISVVKFDKTTTYIGAHLEGESVKIFDIATGDLVSEFASSIDEFDFCLDDKKIVFVDMQSNLCIGDIMTGEITVLSEIVGPQRMRVSTIDDGKAVVLNYQSEIYEVDLNTGTVLRSTTLELDMETKFATCRFALSPDEKYLAIAYDIGKNGQKGTPYIYDYQSFELIGRLEGHETRIFDMIFSKQTGHLLTTSHDQTTKAWNVKKMKLINTMKMGTFGSMALEVHPFEEYFLQADMSTIYYVNERSGKVVKTFKALGNSIVHMAYDQIGNYLVAAGTNVSLKVWDLEQNKIKRSIMGFWPVAFSPNAKDLVAMYNGVALAVWDPSTGEQKRTLDTENELIQKITYNANGELLAGAGFMGVIKLWDMNNYKLSKKFIGHTGGIYGLDFSPDSKLLASCGMDNTVRIWDVENGKEIHQILEENAIIVSDVKFSPDGKYLAASAWDHKIRVYNTEDWSLQYTLEGHTNMITTIDFSVDGRYLASGAGNNTVAEADNSVIVWDMTTGKEHCKYKGHRGMIQKVIFDKLSTHVYSTGDDGTIRVWDYTNCEEVALMASVGNDDYVIATPDNYYMSSKDALDAVSFRIGKKLYPFEQFDLKLNRPDIISARLGKTPQGLINAYEYIYKKRLRKMGFSEDQLGDDFHLPTVKIETESNVFTTTERNFKLTVFGDDEKYLLDRLNVYVNDVPIYGLQGFDLKDLNAHSVRKDVLVELVEGKNKIQVSVHNESGVESLRETYELVYNGEVEKSDLYLVTIGVSNYQNNEFDLKYAAKDAEDVLNEIAKSDHLYKQVHSKMLLNEEVTKENVMELESFLAKANENDAVIIFVAGHGLLDENLDYFYATHDIDFNDPSEKGVSYDMLEELIAAVKAYQKLLIMDTCHSGELDKEEVEENKNEDVRLGDVEFRAVGAGVRQKEGFGFENAGELMESMFVDVRKGTGATVISSAGGAEFAMESAEWKNGLFTYCLLNGLKSRSADQNRDGQIHVSELRSYVYDEVTKLSGGKQRPTARAENLSIDYRVW; this is encoded by the coding sequence ATGAGACTATTCCTATTATCGCTATATCTAATTGTAGTTAGTTCAGTCTTCGGTCAAAGGCCAGAAGTAGTTGTGTCAACTGGGCATATAAGTCAGGTAAACTCAATTAGTATTTCGGATGATGGAAAGTTTATCGCTACAGGAGGCGTAGACAAGACCGTTAAGATAATTGAAACGTCCACAGGGAAAGAGCTTCGAACAATTGCAAATAATAATCAAAGAATTAGTGTGGTTAAGTTTGATAAGACCACAACCTACATTGGTGCTCACTTAGAAGGGGAGTCAGTCAAAATATTTGACATAGCAACGGGTGATTTAGTTTCAGAATTTGCCTCAAGTATTGATGAGTTTGACTTTTGCCTCGATGACAAAAAAATTGTCTTTGTGGATATGCAAAGCAACTTATGTATTGGAGATATTATGACAGGTGAAATTACGGTGCTTAGTGAGATTGTTGGACCTCAACGAATGAGGGTAAGCACAATTGATGATGGAAAAGCCGTGGTATTGAACTACCAGTCTGAGATTTATGAAGTAGACCTTAACACAGGAACCGTACTGAGGTCAACGACCCTCGAATTAGATATGGAAACAAAGTTCGCAACGTGCAGGTTTGCCCTTTCACCCGATGAGAAATATTTGGCTATTGCTTATGATATTGGAAAGAACGGTCAGAAAGGAACCCCGTACATCTACGACTATCAAAGCTTTGAACTAATCGGACGTTTGGAAGGTCATGAGACGAGAATCTTTGATATGATTTTCAGTAAGCAAACAGGACATCTGTTAACAACCTCTCATGATCAAACGACAAAAGCCTGGAATGTCAAAAAAATGAAATTGATCAACACAATGAAAATGGGTACGTTTGGTTCTATGGCGCTCGAAGTTCATCCTTTTGAAGAATACTTTTTACAAGCAGATATGTCTACCATTTACTACGTAAATGAAAGAAGTGGAAAGGTTGTGAAAACGTTTAAAGCGCTGGGCAATAGCATCGTTCACATGGCTTATGACCAGATTGGAAATTATTTAGTTGCAGCGGGTACCAACGTATCTCTAAAGGTGTGGGATCTGGAACAAAACAAAATCAAACGTTCAATCATGGGGTTTTGGCCTGTGGCTTTCTCTCCAAATGCGAAAGATCTTGTTGCGATGTATAATGGAGTAGCCTTAGCGGTTTGGGATCCATCTACTGGAGAACAAAAACGAACGCTGGATACGGAAAACGAATTGATCCAAAAAATAACCTATAATGCTAATGGAGAGCTCTTGGCAGGAGCTGGGTTCATGGGTGTCATTAAGCTTTGGGATATGAATAATTATAAGTTATCTAAAAAGTTTATTGGTCATACTGGTGGAATATACGGTTTGGATTTTAGTCCAGACAGTAAGTTGCTGGCTTCTTGCGGAATGGATAATACCGTTCGAATCTGGGATGTGGAGAACGGCAAAGAAATTCATCAGATTTTGGAAGAAAATGCGATCATAGTAAGCGATGTGAAATTTAGCCCAGATGGAAAGTACTTGGCTGCCTCAGCCTGGGATCACAAGATACGGGTTTATAATACAGAAGACTGGTCATTGCAGTACACGTTAGAAGGTCATACTAACATGATTACAACCATTGATTTTAGCGTTGATGGAAGATATTTGGCGAGCGGTGCAGGAAACAACACTGTAGCAGAAGCTGATAACTCTGTCATAGTTTGGGATATGACTACTGGAAAAGAGCATTGTAAATACAAAGGGCATAGAGGTATGATTCAGAAAGTGATTTTTGATAAACTCTCTACGCATGTGTATAGTACAGGTGATGATGGAACCATCAGAGTCTGGGATTATACCAATTGTGAGGAGGTTGCACTGATGGCCTCTGTAGGAAACGATGATTACGTTATCGCTACTCCAGATAACTATTACATGTCGTCTAAAGACGCCCTTGATGCGGTATCTTTTAGAATAGGTAAGAAGTTGTATCCTTTTGAGCAGTTTGATTTGAAGTTGAATCGACCAGATATTATCTCAGCACGATTGGGAAAGACTCCGCAAGGACTGATCAATGCTTATGAATACATCTACAAGAAGAGGCTGAGAAAAATGGGGTTCAGTGAAGATCAATTGGGAGATGATTTTCATTTACCCACTGTAAAGATTGAGACAGAATCAAATGTGTTCACTACAACTGAGCGTAACTTCAAACTGACCGTTTTTGGTGACGATGAAAAATATTTACTCGATAGACTGAATGTGTATGTTAATGATGTGCCTATTTATGGTTTGCAGGGTTTTGACCTTAAAGACCTCAATGCGCACTCAGTTAGAAAAGACGTCTTGGTTGAGCTGGTTGAAGGGAAAAATAAAATTCAGGTTTCTGTTCATAATGAAAGTGGAGTAGAGTCGCTTCGAGAAACTTATGAATTGGTTTATAATGGGGAAGTTGAAAAGAGTGATTTATATTTAGTGACCATAGGTGTGAGTAATTATCAGAATAATGAATTTGATTTAAAGTATGCCGCCAAAGATGCCGAAGATGTGCTAAATGAAATTGCGAAGTCAGATCATCTCTACAAGCAGGTACATTCAAAAATGCTGTTGAACGAAGAAGTTACGAAAGAGAACGTAATGGAACTGGAGAGCTTTTTGGCAAAAGCAAATGAAAATGATGCAGTGATCATATTTGTGGCAGGACATGGATTGCTAGATGAGAACCTGGATTACTTTTACGCAACGCACGATATAGACTTCAATGATCCATCAGAAAAAGGTGTTTCTTACGACATGCTTGAGGAATTGATAGCCGCTGTAAAAGCTTATCAAAAGCTATTGATTATGGATACCTGTCATAGTGGAGAGTTGGATAAAGAAGAAGTTGAGGAAAACAAGAATGAAGACGTGCGACTTGGTGATGTCGAATTTAGAGCTGTAGGAGCGGGGGTAAGACAGAAAGAAGGCTTTGGATTTGAGAATGCTGGAGAATTAATGGAGTCAATGTTCGTGGATGTTAGAAAGGGAACAGGAGCAACCGTGATCTCAAGCGCAGGTGGTGCTGAATTTGCAATGGAAAGTGCTGAGTGGAAGAACGGGCTCTTCACGTATTGTCTTTTGAATGGACTGAAATCCAGATCAGCAGATCAGAATCGCGATGGTCAGATCCATGTGTCTGAGTTGAGATCGTATGTTTACGATGAGGTGACAAAACTGTCAGGAGGAAAACAGAGACCTACCGCAAGAGCAGAGAACCTGAGTATCGACTATAGAGTTTGGTGA
- the dprA gene encoding DNA-processing protein DprA gives MKDTPEDILYQIALLEMTHVGPVVARKLIDHFGSAKAAIEAQESELDELGDIGKKILSQRTSDEMLNFARAQLLFCENKGAQVMSFYNEQYPFRLKQCTDAPLVLYQHGHCNLNSKRVVSIVGTRNCTGYGREKCAKLVEELQKYDVLIVSGLAFGVDAQAHTSAIENNLYNVAVVAHGLDRVYPSEHRSLANQILQKGAVLTEFPTKTNPDRENFPKRNRIVAGMADAIVVVESAIKGGSMITARLGNDYSRDVFAIPGRIGDTFSAGCNHLIKTNQAHLIHSASDIAYILDWDKASPKSLPVQKKLNFELTPLETKLVETLGNAAKTIDEIAVASSLQVNEVSTQLLMLELRGVVKQLPGKKFKVA, from the coding sequence GTGAAAGATACCCCAGAAGATATCCTATATCAAATTGCACTACTTGAAATGACTCATGTGGGTCCAGTAGTCGCCAGAAAATTGATCGATCATTTTGGTTCAGCAAAGGCAGCCATTGAAGCGCAAGAATCGGAGCTCGATGAGTTGGGAGATATTGGTAAAAAAATCTTGTCACAAAGAACAAGTGATGAGATGCTCAATTTTGCCAGAGCGCAACTTTTGTTCTGTGAGAATAAGGGAGCACAGGTGATGAGCTTTTATAATGAGCAATATCCATTTAGGTTGAAACAGTGCACGGATGCTCCTTTGGTGCTCTATCAGCATGGTCATTGTAATCTAAATTCAAAAAGAGTAGTTTCAATTGTTGGTACCAGAAATTGTACCGGCTATGGGCGAGAAAAATGCGCAAAGCTAGTTGAGGAACTTCAGAAATATGATGTGTTGATCGTAAGTGGGTTAGCTTTTGGTGTTGATGCACAAGCTCATACCTCAGCCATTGAAAATAACCTTTATAATGTGGCTGTCGTTGCTCATGGTTTAGACCGTGTTTACCCCAGTGAACATAGAAGTTTGGCCAATCAAATTTTGCAAAAGGGAGCTGTGCTAACAGAGTTCCCGACCAAAACTAATCCAGATCGAGAAAACTTTCCGAAGAGAAATCGAATTGTAGCGGGTATGGCAGATGCTATTGTTGTAGTGGAATCAGCCATCAAAGGAGGCTCTATGATTACAGCTCGACTTGGGAACGATTATAGCCGAGATGTTTTCGCCATCCCAGGAAGGATAGGAGATACGTTTTCTGCAGGATGTAATCATCTAATTAAAACTAATCAGGCGCATTTAATTCATTCGGCTTCAGACATCGCCTATATCTTAGATTGGGATAAAGCTAGTCCCAAAAGTCTTCCCGTTCAAAAAAAGCTGAATTTTGAATTGACTCCCTTGGAGACAAAACTCGTTGAAACCCTCGGGAATGCCGCTAAGACTATCGATGAAATTGCAGTTGCAAGTAGCTTACAAGTCAATGAAGTTTCCACACAACTCCTGATGCTTGAGCTCAGAGGTGTTGTGAAACAGTTGCCAGGTAAGAAATTCAAAGTGGCTTAA
- a CDS encoding FtsX-like permease family protein, with amino-acid sequence MKTTFYIARRYFFSRKSKSVINITSAISVLGIFVSTAAMIIVLSGFNGIESLVKELYSHFDPDITFTPAKGKSFHEDEIDFDQLMALEEVAYAYPVIEEITMVKHEEQYVFATMKGVGDVFFQSGLLEKSIFDGEGGIVDYNTAIVGYGVQGKLQVAASDMYDNKVKVYGLLRTEKASKNNQEAFKSQDAYVRGVFSVNPEFDNKFILVSLDFARDLLEYEGDYTKFEVQVNKGFDPFVVKEKILGITGDTFTGKTRYELNEIIFKTNETEKWMVFLILGFIMIISTFNIIASLSMLILDKQKDIKTLISLGASQKMIKQIFILEGLMINFIGAFLGGFVGFAVCWAQIKFHFVKMENSVTDYWPVIVKWQDVLMIFSTVLIIGVVSSYLPVNYLVKRHFSQMFKRS; translated from the coding sequence GTGAAGACCACTTTTTACATAGCACGTAGGTACTTTTTTTCTCGAAAATCAAAGAGTGTCATTAACATCACTTCAGCGATTTCCGTACTGGGAATTTTTGTTTCAACAGCTGCTATGATCATTGTATTAAGTGGGTTTAATGGGATTGAATCGCTGGTTAAGGAACTATACAGTCATTTTGATCCAGATATCACTTTTACACCAGCAAAAGGAAAGTCATTCCATGAGGATGAAATTGATTTTGATCAATTGATGGCCTTAGAAGAGGTGGCTTATGCGTATCCAGTAATAGAAGAAATTACCATGGTAAAACATGAAGAACAGTATGTTTTTGCAACGATGAAAGGCGTTGGTGATGTTTTTTTTCAGTCGGGTTTGCTCGAAAAATCAATTTTTGACGGAGAAGGCGGTATTGTTGATTACAATACCGCCATTGTAGGGTATGGAGTACAGGGTAAACTTCAGGTCGCTGCAAGTGATATGTATGACAACAAGGTGAAGGTTTATGGTTTGTTGAGAACCGAAAAGGCATCCAAAAATAACCAGGAAGCTTTTAAATCGCAGGACGCCTATGTGAGAGGTGTGTTTAGTGTTAACCCTGAATTTGACAATAAGTTCATTTTAGTCTCACTCGATTTTGCACGAGATTTATTGGAGTATGAAGGTGACTACACCAAGTTTGAGGTTCAAGTAAATAAAGGTTTTGATCCCTTTGTGGTCAAAGAAAAAATTCTAGGCATTACTGGCGATACTTTTACAGGTAAAACTCGTTACGAACTTAATGAGATCATATTTAAGACCAATGAAACGGAAAAATGGATGGTTTTTTTGATTTTGGGTTTCATCATGATCATTTCAACCTTTAACATCATTGCCTCGCTCTCTATGTTGATACTAGATAAACAAAAAGACATCAAAACCCTCATCAGCTTGGGGGCTTCACAAAAGATGATTAAGCAGATTTTTATTCTGGAGGGTCTGATGATCAACTTTATTGGTGCTTTTTTAGGAGGTTTTGTCGGATTTGCAGTTTGCTGGGCACAGATTAAGTTTCATTTTGTAAAAATGGAAAATAGCGTAACGGATTATTGGCCAGTTATTGTCAAATGGCAAGATGTTCTTATGATCTTCTCTACTGTTTTGATAATTGGTGTGGTTTCTTCTTATTTGCCAGTAAATTATTTGGTGAAAAGACACTTTAGTCAGATGTTCAAGCGTTCCTAA